One segment of Tenrec ecaudatus isolate mTenEca1 chromosome 1, mTenEca1.hap1, whole genome shotgun sequence DNA contains the following:
- the MUL1 gene encoding mitochondrial ubiquitin ligase activator of NFKB 1 has translation MESGGRPSLCQVILLGTSSVVTAFLYSVYRQKAQVAHELKGAKKIHLGEDLKSILLEAPGKCVPYAVIEGAVRSVKETLNSQFVENCKGVIQRLTLQEHKMVWNRTTNLWNDYSKIIHQRTNTVPFDLVPHEDGLDVAIRVLKPLDSVDLGLETVYQKFHPSVQSFTDAIGHYISGERPKGIQETEEMLKVGATITGVGELVLDHNSIRLQPPKQGMQYYLSSQDFDSLLQRQESSVRLWKVLTLVFGFAACATLFFILRKQYQQRQERLRLRQRQEEFQEHEAQLLRRAAPEDRESLKSACVVCLSSFKSCVFLECGHVCSCAECYQALPEPKRCPVCRREITRVVPLYNS, from the exons ATGGAGAGCGGGGGGCGGCCCTCGCTGTGCCAGGTCATCCTGCTGGGCACCAGCTCGGTCGTCACCGCCTTCCTCTACTCCGTGTACCGGCAGAAGGCCCAGGTCGCCCACGAACTCAAG GGAGCCAAAAAAATCCACTTGGGTGAAGACCTAAAGAGCATTCTTTTGGAAGCACCAGGAAAATGTGTGCCCTACGCTGTGATCGAAG GCGCTGTGCGATCGGTGAAAGAAACACTCAACAGTCAATTTGTGGAAAATTGCAAAGGGGTGATTCAGCGCCTGACACTGCAGGAGCACAAGATGGTGTGgaatcgaaccaccaacctttg GAACGACTACTCAAAGATCATCCATCAGAGAACCAACACGGTGCCCTTTGACCTGGTGCCCCATGAGGACGGGTTGGACGTGGCCATCCGAGTGCTGAAGCCCCTGGACTCGGTGGACTTGGGCCTGGAGACTGTGTACCAGAAGTTCCACCCCTCGGTGCAGTCCTTCACAGATGCCATCGGCCACTACATCAGCGGGGAGCGGCCCAAAGGCATCCAGGAGACAGAGGAGATGCTGAAGGTCGGGGCCACCATcacgggggtgggggagctggtCCTGGACCACAACTCCATCCGCCTCCAGCCCCCCAAGCAGGGCATGCAGTACTACCTGAGCAGCCAGGACTTCGACAGCCTGCTGCAGAGGCAGGAGTCCAGCGTCAGGCTCTGGAAGGTCCTGACACTGGTGTTTGGCTTTGCCGCCTGTGCCACCCTCTTCTTCATCCTCCGAAAGCAGTACCAGCAGCGGCAGGAGCGGCTGCGCCTCCGGCAGCGGCAGGAGGAGTTCCAGGAGCACGAGGCCCAGCTGCTGCGGCGCGCTGCGCCCGAGGACAGGGAGAGTCTGAAGAGCGCCTGCGTCGTGTGTCTGAGCAGCTTCAAGTCCTGCGTCTTCCTGGAGTGCGGACACGTCTGTTCCTGCGCCGAGTGCTACCAGGCCTTGCCGGAGCCCAAGAGGTGCCCTGTCTGCAGGCGGGAGATCACCCGCGTAGTCCCCCTGTACAACAGCTAG